In Leptospira bouyouniensis, the following proteins share a genomic window:
- a CDS encoding DUF5329 family protein: protein MRKLIPNSLVICVFVIHFIFLMNVNSISADTKPCKSYTEEEKIEFLLKKIGNFNGSFIRNGEIHQAKDAENHLRYKLKEAKNSIFAPDPKDWTAKLFIEKIGTKSFLSGTPYKIRYTNGKEILSSVWLYEELKNIETCH from the coding sequence ATGAGAAAGTTAATTCCGAACTCACTTGTGATTTGCGTTTTTGTTATCCATTTTATTTTTTTAATGAATGTGAATTCAATTTCTGCTGATACGAAACCATGTAAATCCTATACAGAAGAAGAGAAAATAGAATTTTTACTAAAAAAAATTGGAAACTTTAATGGTAGTTTCATACGTAATGGTGAAATTCACCAAGCAAAAGATGCAGAAAATCATTTGCGATACAAACTAAAAGAAGCTAAAAATTCTATTTTTGCTCCAGACCCCAAAGATTGGACTGCAAAACTATTCATTGAAAAAATAGGAACGAAATCTTTTTTATCAGGCACACCATATAAAATTCGTTATACGAATGGAAAAGAGATCCTATCTTCAGTTTGGTTATATGAAGAATTGAAAAATATTGAAACTTGTCATTAG
- a CDS encoding RNA polymerase sigma factor, with amino-acid sequence MIDDPHLSLLEDCLQGKTKALEGLIQFFQPKIFSLALKFLWNPEDAEDATQEILVKVITNLGGFRRESKLSTWIYKIASNHLINTKKSNLESKQIHLRTIREELHKTQSSYTYPSNLQTENLTEEESISKVSHMVLHVQVACTYAMLQGLTRKYRMAYILGEVFQISSEEAGLVLGIRPDSFRQLLSRARNQLEVFLGKECSLTNQKNPCQCKNRIRYANKVGRIKSYLNLSEQMKKDGRWNEIKPLLPETTKIRKAAEIFRNQPSFLPKKNQLENIRNLLDNSFPFSTR; translated from the coding sequence ATGATCGATGATCCACATTTATCTCTTTTAGAAGATTGTTTACAAGGGAAAACAAAAGCGTTGGAAGGATTGATACAATTCTTCCAACCTAAAATATTTTCTTTGGCATTAAAATTTTTATGGAACCCTGAAGATGCAGAAGATGCAACGCAAGAAATTTTAGTCAAAGTGATTACAAATCTTGGTGGGTTTCGAAGAGAAAGTAAACTCTCCACTTGGATTTATAAAATAGCAAGTAACCATCTCATCAACACCAAAAAATCTAATCTTGAATCCAAACAAATTCACTTACGTACCATACGTGAAGAACTACATAAAACACAATCATCATATACATATCCTTCCAACTTACAAACAGAAAATTTAACTGAAGAAGAATCTATTTCCAAAGTTTCGCATATGGTATTACATGTGCAAGTAGCTTGCACCTATGCAATGTTACAAGGTCTTACACGTAAATATCGAATGGCATATATATTAGGAGAAGTATTTCAAATTTCAAGTGAGGAAGCAGGGTTGGTTTTGGGAATAAGGCCTGATAGTTTTCGTCAGTTATTATCGAGAGCAAGAAATCAGCTGGAAGTATTTTTAGGCAAAGAATGTAGTTTGACCAACCAAAAAAATCCATGCCAATGTAAAAACCGAATTCGGTATGCAAACAAAGTTGGTAGGATCAAATCCTATCTCAATCTTTCCGAGCAAATGAAAAAAGATGGAAGATGGAATGAAATCAAACCACTTTTACCAGAAACAACCAAAATTCGAAAAGCAGCCGAAATCTTTCGAAATCAACCATCATTTTTACCTAAAAAAAACCAACTAGAAAATATTAGAAACCTGTTAGATAACTCGTTTCCATTCTCGACTCGGTGA
- a CDS encoding sulfatase-like hydrolase/transferase encodes MSLKLNHNFKKCLRIIVFLILFFVLNYQWVYQTQIDFNLVGYALNNFVMMFHELIPFIKEWNIVHFFPVLIFFILFDPFLILSNHRVDPYVLLLILYFLLVWNSWSSDTIQLNQTPSKRTNQKINRYLDTIPKGTNIILIVLEGVSRKHILEINSNFIDYSKLNGSHFWIPMPHTSKSLYTWMTGESQLYNNRIESEKKVDEVSLPRVLKNKYSYQTQMIYTQSIYFEGMNSFFPNIFDKVWDKTILESKYNEKFDFFSWGMDDRVVLTEFKQHIDGSKPFFLLIGLSQTHSPYFTIAKSDISLNKVQRHHNALEENLRMVDDLISHIRSNIKQETLFILTADHGESFGEEGAHAHNYSLYNQEVDVPFLMYLIQSDKLIIPQVGSSIHFKETLLQLMGSDLESKDNHRNFLNSQYLPFLAFKTWNSEIQRGLVKEDKKYIYHSDRNILYEMDWDERDRKIIKDSALREKIVKEIFIESSK; translated from the coding sequence ATGAGTTTGAAATTAAATCATAATTTTAAAAAATGTTTGCGAATCATAGTATTTTTAATTTTATTTTTTGTTTTGAATTATCAATGGGTCTATCAAACACAAATTGATTTTAATCTTGTTGGATATGCCTTAAACAATTTTGTTATGATGTTCCATGAATTAATTCCTTTCATAAAAGAATGGAATATCGTTCATTTTTTCCCAGTCCTAATTTTTTTTATTTTATTCGATCCGTTTTTAATTTTATCCAATCACCGAGTAGATCCATATGTTTTGCTTTTAATTCTTTATTTTCTTTTGGTTTGGAATTCATGGTCTTCAGATACTATACAGTTGAATCAAACACCTTCAAAAAGAACGAACCAAAAAATAAATCGATATTTGGATACAATTCCGAAAGGTACAAATATAATTCTAATTGTTTTGGAAGGGGTATCAAGAAAACATATCTTAGAAATTAACTCCAATTTTATTGATTATTCAAAGTTAAATGGATCACATTTTTGGATTCCAATGCCACATACTTCAAAAAGTCTTTATACTTGGATGACAGGCGAATCCCAATTGTATAACAATCGGATTGAGTCAGAGAAAAAAGTTGATGAGGTTAGTTTACCAAGAGTATTAAAAAATAAATATTCCTACCAAACCCAAATGATTTATACACAATCGATCTATTTTGAAGGTATGAATTCTTTTTTTCCTAATATATTTGATAAAGTTTGGGATAAAACGATTCTTGAATCAAAATATAATGAAAAATTTGATTTTTTTAGTTGGGGAATGGATGATCGAGTGGTGTTAACTGAGTTCAAACAACATATTGATGGATCAAAACCTTTTTTTCTATTAATAGGTCTAAGCCAAACTCATAGTCCATATTTTACCATAGCAAAGTCTGATATTTCATTGAACAAAGTCCAACGGCATCATAATGCTTTAGAAGAAAATCTACGCATGGTCGATGATCTTATTTCTCATATAAGATCGAACATCAAACAGGAAACTTTGTTTATTTTAACGGCTGATCATGGAGAAAGTTTCGGAGAAGAAGGGGCTCATGCTCATAATTATTCCTTATATAATCAAGAGGTTGATGTTCCATTTTTGATGTATCTGATTCAATCAGACAAACTAATTATTCCTCAAGTGGGTTCATCTATTCATTTTAAAGAAACCTTACTTCAGTTAATGGGTTCAGATTTGGAATCAAAAGATAATCATCGTAATTTTTTAAATTCACAATATCTCCCGTTTTTAGCATTTAAAACTTGGAATTCTGAGATACAAAGAGGTTTAGTCAAAGAGGATAAAAAATATATTTATCATAGTGATAGAAATATTTTATATGAAATGGATTGGGATGAGAGGGATCGAAAGATAATCAAAGATTCAGCGCTAAGAGAAAAAATTGTAAAGGAGATCTTTATTGAATCCTCTAAATAG
- a CDS encoding transglycosylase domain-containing protein encodes MKRKIFQTLKILTPAVLILLGLGYVFRPIDLNVFKKQITTRILSKEKQIIGRSTNDSQTKQDWESIDEYPDFVSKIVILAEDKRFETHHGIDLLALSNSLYSFLFTRENRGGGSTITMQLTRIVFPEIRKYPILFRKIIEVATALRFELWMTKKEILEAYLNSVSLHSNIVGFPSASLQLFGKHIRFLSIEESVYLTILIRKNHSSDEEIKFRYNQLKEKIPFPIPYLENPKELTILTKKENVSEVNPLLSGENQHFLNWIRVLIPLPDGEFIGTISSQLNSEVHSIVNSELEGLKRWNVGNASALVLEKNPNYFDELSLVAMIGSKNFFEEGNGMVNGTLAFRDAGSTLKPLLYGYAIDKKYYTINSILSDEKFSYPIGFVGNYLPRNADLRYWGDLTLAEALGNSRNIPAVTAIQKIGVPNFYQFLISAGFQHLKESPSFYGPGLALGTGGASLLQLSRIYGAFALGGILPKIRLGYFKEEPFYFGDSKRIFSEETSEEIKFILSDGKLRQKAFGRRSYLNFPFPVSVKTGTSKDYRNSWTVAFNDRYVVAAWVGNFSGEKTMDVSGSFGAGRIVQNIFRLLMNDKPKSVYIPKLTEIRDFCKITGKSATKKCPSISLRVRKTMNHSEICNKHGEGDLSSVIGVGFVYPANGQVYLYHPAHEKDKQKIPIRIREIKTLKNPKLVWNQMKEIPMSLDGDANVSIQRGKQNLELFDGLEKKASVQFEVK; translated from the coding sequence GTGAAACGAAAAATTTTCCAAACTTTGAAAATCCTAACTCCAGCAGTTTTGATACTGTTGGGATTAGGATATGTTTTTCGACCCATTGATCTAAACGTCTTTAAAAAACAAATTACAACGAGAATCCTTTCAAAGGAAAAACAAATCATTGGTCGGTCAACCAATGACTCGCAAACAAAACAAGATTGGGAATCCATTGATGAATATCCCGATTTTGTTTCTAAAATTGTAATACTTGCAGAAGATAAACGATTTGAAACCCATCATGGTATCGATTTATTAGCCCTTTCAAATTCTCTTTACTCTTTCTTATTCACTCGTGAGAATCGTGGAGGAGGATCTACAATCACAATGCAGCTCACTCGCATTGTATTTCCCGAGATTCGCAAGTATCCAATTTTATTTAGAAAAATAATTGAAGTCGCCACTGCATTACGTTTTGAACTTTGGATGACAAAAAAAGAAATTTTAGAAGCATATTTAAATTCTGTTTCATTGCATTCGAATATTGTGGGTTTTCCTTCTGCATCCCTACAATTATTTGGAAAACACATTCGGTTTTTATCGATAGAGGAATCGGTTTATTTAACAATTTTAATTCGAAAAAATCATTCCTCAGATGAGGAAATAAAATTTCGTTACAATCAACTTAAAGAGAAAATTCCCTTTCCAATTCCTTATTTAGAAAATCCAAAAGAACTTACTATTCTTACTAAAAAAGAAAATGTATCAGAAGTTAATCCTTTGTTAAGTGGGGAAAACCAACATTTTCTCAATTGGATTCGAGTTTTGATTCCATTACCAGATGGAGAATTTATAGGGACAATATCTTCTCAATTAAATTCGGAAGTTCATTCAATTGTTAATTCTGAATTAGAAGGATTAAAACGATGGAATGTAGGTAATGCTTCCGCTTTGGTTCTAGAAAAAAATCCTAACTATTTCGATGAATTATCTTTAGTTGCTATGATAGGTTCCAAAAATTTCTTTGAAGAAGGAAACGGAATGGTAAATGGTACACTTGCATTTCGCGATGCAGGTAGTACTTTGAAACCATTATTATATGGATATGCTATTGATAAAAAATATTATACAATAAATTCTATACTTTCAGACGAAAAATTTTCTTATCCAATTGGATTTGTCGGGAATTATCTTCCTAGAAATGCTGACCTTCGTTATTGGGGTGATCTGACTTTAGCGGAAGCCTTGGGAAATTCGAGAAATATTCCTGCTGTCACAGCCATCCAAAAAATCGGAGTCCCAAACTTTTACCAATTTTTAATAAGTGCAGGATTCCAACATCTCAAAGAGTCTCCTAGTTTTTATGGACCTGGTCTTGCATTAGGAACCGGCGGTGCAAGTTTATTACAATTGTCACGTATTTATGGTGCATTTGCGTTAGGTGGTATTTTACCTAAAATTCGATTGGGATACTTTAAAGAAGAACCATTTTATTTCGGTGATTCTAAACGGATATTTTCCGAAGAAACTTCTGAAGAAATTAAATTCATTCTAAGTGATGGAAAACTTAGACAAAAAGCTTTTGGCCGAAGGAGTTATTTAAATTTTCCATTCCCTGTTTCTGTTAAGACAGGTACATCTAAAGACTATCGAAACTCATGGACTGTTGCCTTTAATGATCGTTATGTAGTGGCAGCTTGGGTTGGAAATTTTTCCGGCGAAAAAACAATGGATGTTTCTGGTTCCTTTGGTGCTGGACGAATTGTACAGAATATATTTCGTTTATTGATGAATGATAAACCAAAATCGGTTTATATTCCTAAGTTAACAGAAATCAGAGATTTTTGTAAGATTACCGGAAAATCGGCAACTAAAAAATGTCCATCGATATCACTTCGTGTTCGTAAGACGATGAATCATTCTGAAATTTGTAACAAACATGGTGAAGGTGATTTGAGTTCAGTCATTGGAGTTGGTTTTGTTTATCCAGCCAATGGTCAAGTGTATTTGTATCATCCAGCGCATGAAAAAGATAAACAAAAAATTCCGATTCGAATCAGAGAAATCAAAACATTAAAGAATCCTAAATTAGTATGGAACCAAATGAAAGAAATTCCAATGTCTTTGGATGGAGATGCGAATGTTTCGATTCAAAGGGGAAAACAAAATTTAGAACTGTTTGATGGACTCGAAAAAAAGGCAAGCGTACAATTTGAAGTTAAGTAA
- a CDS encoding DUF1304 domain-containing protein: protein MKLTSLVLTGFVAVEHVFILVLEMFLWKTEFGMKVFQLTPETAEITAKLAKNQGLYNGFLAAGLFWALFFIKDQNQKFQTILFFLICVVVAGIYGSATAKFSILFSQGLPAFLALVVHWYANHKQ from the coding sequence ATGAAACTTACTTCTTTGGTATTAACTGGTTTTGTTGCAGTAGAACATGTTTTCATATTGGTATTGGAAATGTTTTTATGGAAAACAGAATTTGGAATGAAAGTGTTCCAACTCACACCGGAAACTGCGGAAATCACAGCAAAACTGGCTAAAAACCAAGGTTTATACAATGGATTTTTAGCAGCAGGACTTTTTTGGGCTTTATTCTTTATCAAAGACCAAAATCAAAAATTCCAAACCATTTTATTCTTTCTGATTTGTGTCGTTGTCGCAGGCATTTATGGTTCTGCCACTGCAAAATTTTCGATTTTGTTTTCGCAAGGATTACCTGCTTTTTTAGCATTAGTTGTACACTGGTATGCTAATCATAAACAATGA
- a CDS encoding SOS response-associated peptidase — MCGRFGYTIIKLKDGTEKWIRLIQGTRVFDIQNVEDSFRQSPNLEYYPSSFAPVIHSHFETKENILELMQWGIQPDWSPKPIFNTREERLFSTSFWANSAKFNRCIIPASYFNEWKSEKGTKVKYKIFPKSGESFCFAGIWGEIPKSSSKQLWFSILTQEGNQLMKEVHNSGGNQGRQPVHLTEEDWISWLNPKVNEETQIRKLIKTYPSEFITAEPELVEPMLF; from the coding sequence GTGTGTGGTAGATTTGGATATACGATCATTAAACTGAAAGATGGTACGGAGAAATGGATTCGTTTGATCCAAGGAACACGAGTTTTTGATATTCAAAATGTTGAAGATTCATTCCGCCAGTCGCCAAATTTGGAATATTATCCAAGTTCTTTTGCGCCAGTCATTCATTCACATTTTGAGACAAAAGAAAATATTTTAGAATTAATGCAATGGGGGATCCAACCAGATTGGTCTCCGAAACCAATTTTTAATACAAGAGAAGAAAGATTATTCTCTACATCATTTTGGGCAAACTCTGCAAAATTCAATCGTTGTATCATACCTGCTTCGTATTTTAATGAATGGAAGTCGGAAAAAGGAACAAAGGTAAAGTATAAAATTTTTCCAAAGTCAGGAGAAAGTTTTTGTTTCGCTGGTATTTGGGGTGAGATTCCAAAATCTTCATCAAAACAACTTTGGTTTAGTATTCTCACTCAAGAAGGAAATCAACTGATGAAAGAAGTTCATAATTCTGGTGGGAATCAAGGTCGACAACCAGTTCACCTAACAGAAGAAGATTGGATTAGTTGGCTTAACCCTAAGGTGAACGAAGAAACTCAAATACGAAAATTGATAAAAACTTATCCAAGCGAATTTATTACAGCCGAGCCTGAGCTCGTTGAGCCTATGTTATTTTAA
- a CDS encoding TetR family transcriptional regulator — translation MSRAQVLERSPKKRAVLEKDKLSKRTSIIQAAATLLQKKDWAELSMDEVAKRAKIAKGTLYLYFPTKEDLCLRIHSADYESWFMDLNEFFVSAPKIDAEIFSNWFVNSMDRHLRFLKLLPIVPTILEKNASIQTIREFKTNLKNQITSVLPQLIKYFPFFTEQSGFLFLMQCHALAVGSWSHGFPSNQVKEAVKDTDLEMFVLDYKKFLEISILNLLKGHSGSHSI, via the coding sequence ATGAGTCGAGCACAAGTGTTAGAACGTTCACCTAAAAAGAGAGCTGTTTTAGAGAAAGACAAACTTTCTAAACGTACATCGATCATACAAGCTGCAGCAACCCTGCTCCAAAAAAAAGATTGGGCAGAATTATCTATGGATGAAGTTGCAAAACGTGCAAAAATTGCAAAAGGTACTTTGTATTTATATTTTCCAACAAAAGAAGATCTTTGTCTACGTATTCATAGTGCAGATTATGAATCTTGGTTTATGGATTTAAACGAATTTTTCGTAAGTGCACCTAAGATTGATGCTGAAATTTTTTCTAATTGGTTTGTCAATTCGATGGATCGACACCTTCGTTTTTTAAAACTACTTCCTATCGTACCAACAATTCTAGAAAAAAATGCTAGTATCCAAACGATTCGTGAATTCAAAACCAACCTTAAAAACCAAATAACGTCTGTTTTGCCACAGCTTATAAAGTATTTTCCTTTTTTTACTGAACAATCAGGATTTTTGTTTTTAATGCAATGCCATGCTTTGGCAGTGGGATCATGGTCACATGGTTTTCCTTCCAACCAAGTTAAGGAGGCCGTCAAAGATACAGATCTTGAAATGTTTGTATTGGATTATAAAAAATTTTTAGAAATCTCAATTTTAAATTTATTAAAAGGCCATTCAGGTTCACATTCTATTTAG
- a CDS encoding AraC family transcriptional regulator has product MDLLSDILFSAGWKNDLLSKGQIFDSFGFHFPCEKSGGFHVVTQGSCYARIGNKLISLKKGDLLFITRGIHHELLSDPKAKVVTIERFLNEKNNQKKDQIPVTTFVSVRYEVPIGPVHPLLMELPDFIYIPYESIQKHHSLEDFIQILSKELELNLGTDLIVQRLTDIMLYYMIRIWLQQEENSPSGWIKAFHDKTVLYALEKLHNVYAKDWTIESLAKETGVSRANLANKFRDVLGIPPMEYLAKLRMEKAKQLFQKGNMGLEEIAQNVGYASAFSFSKAYKRIFGNSPSREWKRVI; this is encoded by the coding sequence ATGGATTTACTTTCAGACATTCTATTTTCAGCAGGTTGGAAAAACGACCTTTTGTCAAAAGGCCAAATCTTTGATAGTTTTGGATTTCATTTTCCATGTGAAAAAAGTGGAGGTTTCCACGTAGTCACACAAGGCAGCTGTTATGCGAGGATAGGAAACAAACTTATTTCTCTAAAAAAAGGTGACTTATTATTCATAACAAGAGGGATACACCACGAGTTATTATCTGATCCAAAAGCGAAAGTCGTAACAATCGAACGATTTTTGAATGAGAAAAATAACCAAAAGAAAGACCAAATCCCAGTCACTACCTTTGTATCCGTTCGGTATGAAGTTCCTATTGGACCCGTCCACCCACTTCTCATGGAGTTACCAGATTTTATCTATATACCATATGAAAGTATCCAAAAACATCACTCACTTGAAGATTTCATTCAAATCCTTTCAAAAGAACTAGAACTGAATCTTGGAACTGATTTAATTGTACAAAGATTAACAGATATTATGCTGTATTATATGATTCGTATTTGGTTACAACAAGAGGAAAACTCACCTTCGGGTTGGATCAAAGCCTTCCACGATAAAACTGTTTTGTATGCTTTAGAAAAGCTTCATAATGTATATGCAAAGGATTGGACAATCGAGTCACTAGCAAAAGAAACTGGGGTATCTCGTGCCAACCTAGCTAACAAATTTCGCGATGTTTTGGGAATTCCTCCGATGGAATATTTGGCAAAACTTAGAATGGAAAAAGCAAAACAATTATTTCAAAAAGGAAATATGGGTTTGGAAGAAATTGCACAAAATGTCGGTTATGCGTCTGCTTTTTCATTTTCAAAAGCTTATAAGCGAATTTTTGGAAATTCACCGAGTCGAGAATGGAAACGAGTTATCTAA
- a CDS encoding NAD(P)H-binding protein, with protein sequence MKVFVYGGSGLVGGYLVKELQKKGHEVWAGSRKPESQKNEPNLTWVHADSKDTKKGLEILESVDVAFFLSPPGETNQYEILAPWIEKAKQVGLKKVVLMTAMGVEHAPPEAPFRKTELLLENAGIPWNIIRPNWFMQNFHTFWIAGIQQDGKIYFPGGNANTSFIDARDIASVASVLLTTNEFQNQAITITGKESIDHSIVAKHLTAVSGKNIEYVDVDPKVFESSLVAAGLSKDYAAFLVMIAGALREGFSSPISQTVKQITGKEPILFQKYAEDHANFWK encoded by the coding sequence ATGAAAGTATTTGTATATGGTGGATCAGGTCTTGTTGGTGGGTATCTCGTCAAAGAATTACAAAAAAAAGGACATGAAGTGTGGGCTGGTTCCAGAAAACCGGAATCACAAAAAAATGAACCAAACTTAACTTGGGTCCATGCAGATTCTAAGGATACTAAAAAGGGTTTAGAAATTTTAGAATCTGTTGATGTTGCATTTTTTTTAAGCCCTCCAGGTGAAACAAACCAATATGAAATCCTTGCTCCATGGATTGAAAAAGCAAAACAAGTTGGACTTAAAAAAGTAGTTTTGATGACAGCAATGGGTGTAGAACATGCACCGCCTGAAGCGCCATTCCGAAAAACAGAACTATTATTGGAAAACGCAGGAATTCCATGGAACATCATCCGTCCAAATTGGTTCATGCAAAATTTTCATACATTTTGGATTGCTGGTATCCAACAAGATGGAAAAATTTATTTTCCCGGTGGAAATGCAAATACTAGTTTCATAGATGCAAGAGATATTGCATCCGTTGCTTCTGTGTTATTGACAACCAATGAGTTCCAAAACCAAGCGATTACAATTACAGGAAAAGAATCAATCGATCATTCGATCGTTGCCAAACATTTAACTGCCGTAAGTGGAAAAAATATTGAATATGTAGATGTTGATCCAAAAGTATTTGAATCTTCACTTGTTGCAGCAGGTCTATCAAAAGATTATGCTGCATTTCTTGTGATGATTGCTGGCGCCTTAAGGGAAGGTTTTTCATCTCCGATTTCGCAGACTGTAAAACAAATCACCGGCAAAGAACCAATTTTATTTCAAAAATATGCAGAGGACCATGCAAATTTCTGGAAATAA
- a CDS encoding YncE family protein, whose protein sequence is MYSRITFISLCSVFLFVSYPSFSQTIESEFSYATNFDVRPTYVEGSNPYFVNGGKWIYIGKTADFDEPGLYFYDTSLKEKIYKAIPLEAYYVSHTTDFLGQIESKGKRLPLSVYEFLFYEETNNRAGFILENKAKSSNSKKYFFVGWDLSSNSIDVVEPIFEIPEEDKKSYAQSSYIGYSEKDQAAYFTFAVDADLKDDVSEDVTTFIYKIQNHNLTKLKEYKSKFYPYTPEFHSDSNQIVIASYAEAFQNRNPLGYLFQLDSNLFQSFSIPSVPYGICFSKDGNTLYMASADTGEVRVYNTTNLNDVKKTKWGTHGHKLGFWKEGELVWVRNSGLHIYDPKTLKQKKVISTKKFYKNHVNVSGSSFVPFQKLLLRNILEDVKGGASNRILIAD, encoded by the coding sequence ATGTATTCAAGAATTACTTTTATATCTTTATGTAGTGTTTTTCTTTTTGTTTCTTATCCATCGTTTTCGCAAACAATTGAGTCGGAATTCTCTTATGCTACCAACTTTGATGTTCGCCCAACCTACGTGGAAGGAAGCAATCCTTACTTTGTGAATGGGGGTAAATGGATTTACATTGGCAAAACTGCTGATTTCGATGAACCGGGATTATATTTTTATGATACATCCTTAAAAGAAAAAATCTACAAAGCCATCCCTTTAGAAGCATATTACGTATCTCATACAACTGATTTTTTAGGCCAAATTGAATCCAAAGGAAAACGCCTTCCCTTGTCTGTATATGAGTTTTTGTTTTATGAAGAAACGAACAATCGAGCCGGGTTTATCCTTGAAAATAAAGCAAAGTCTTCTAATTCAAAAAAATACTTTTTTGTAGGTTGGGATTTAAGTTCCAATTCCATCGATGTAGTAGAACCAATTTTTGAAATACCAGAGGAAGATAAAAAGTCATATGCACAAAGTTCGTACATTGGGTATTCGGAAAAAGACCAGGCTGCATACTTTACATTTGCAGTTGATGCTGATTTAAAAGACGATGTTTCAGAAGATGTAACTACCTTTATTTATAAAATCCAAAACCATAACCTTACAAAATTAAAAGAATACAAATCTAAATTTTATCCATATACACCAGAATTCCATTCAGATTCAAACCAAATTGTTATCGCCTCCTACGCAGAAGCTTTTCAAAACAGAAATCCACTTGGATATTTATTCCAACTTGATTCCAATCTGTTTCAGTCTTTTTCTATTCCATCCGTACCATATGGAATTTGTTTTTCAAAAGATGGAAATACACTTTATATGGCATCTGCTGATACTGGCGAAGTGAGAGTTTATAATACAACTAACTTAAATGATGTGAAAAAAACAAAATGGGGAACTCATGGCCATAAATTGGGATTTTGGAAAGAAGGAGAATTAGTTTGGGTTCGTAACTCTGGTCTTCATATTTATGATCCAAAAACATTAAAACAAAAGAAAGTAATCTCTACCAAAAAGTTTTATAAAAACCATGTCAATGTGAGTGGTTCTAGTTTCGTTCCGTTTCAAAAATTATTACTTAGAAATATTTTGGAAGATGTAAAAGGTGGGGCTTCCAATCGGATTTTGATCGCAGATTGA